A section of the Citrus sinensis cultivar Valencia sweet orange chromosome 8, DVS_A1.0, whole genome shotgun sequence genome encodes:
- the LOC102611612 gene encoding putative leucine-rich repeat receptor-like serine/threonine-protein kinase At2g24130, translated as MKLSSISNAASCFLLVIVQISLAVALTSPQDISALKAFKASIKPSSIQPWSCLASWDFTATDPCALPRRTHFTCGLLCSSDSTRVTQLTLDPAGYSGQLTPLISQLTQLTILDLSDNYFFGPIPASISSLSNLQMLTLRSNSFSSSVPDSLTQLKNLDSLDLSYNSLSGSLPKNTFLMSSLRRLDLSYNKLTGSLPKLPPNLSELALKNNVLSGVITKNSFDGLTQLEVIELSENSFTGTLEAWFFLLPALQQVNLSNNTLTRVGISKPVDGRSDLVAVDLGFNKIQGYLPVNFADYPMLSSLSMRYNRLRGGIPLEFSHKKSLKRLFLDGNFLIGKAPIGFFSGDVPVAGRLGDNCLQGCPVSSQLCSPSQKSYSVCKQAYGRKPRP; from the coding sequence atgaaactctcttcaatctcaaacgcTGCATCATGCTTCCTTCTtgttattgttcaaatttctTTAGCCGTAGCTCTAACTTCTCCACAAGACATATCAGCTctcaaagcattcaaagcctCAATAAAGCCAAGCTCAATCCAGCCTTGGTCCTGTTTAGCCTCATGGGACTTCACAGCCACCGACCCATGTGCCCTCCCCCGCCGAACCCACTTCACCTGCGGCCTCCTCTGCTCGTCTGACTCAACCCGTGTCACCCAACTCACCCTTGACCCTGCCGGCTACTCCGGCCAACTCACCCCTCTCATATCCCAACTCACCCAACTCACCATCCTTGACCTCTCTGATAACTACTTCTTTGGTCCGATCCCAGCTTCCATTTCCTCCCTCTCAAATCTCCAAATGTTGACCCTCCGCTCCAACTCGTTCTCCAGCTCAGTCCCCGACTCACTCACCCAGCTCAAAAATCTCGATTCTTTAGACCTTTCTTATAATTCTCTATCCGGGTCTCTCCcaaaaaacacatttttgatGTCGAGTTTGAGAAGACTCGATCTGAGTTACAACAAGCTCACCGGTTCATTACCAAAGCTGCCGCCAAATCTCTCAGAGCTAGCTCTGAAGAACAATGTTTTATCTGGGGTTATTACAAAGAACTCCTTTGACGGATTAACTCAGCTGGAAGTTATCGAACTCAGCGAAAACTCGTTCACCGGGACACTTGAAGCGTGGTTCTTCCTGTTGCCAGCACTCCAGCAAGTTAACCTATCCAATAACACCTTGACACGCGTCGGGATCTCGAAGCCAGTGGATGGCAGAAGCGACCTGGTGGCGGTTGATCTGGGGTTCAACAAGATCCAAGGGTACTTGCCCGTGAATTTCGCTGATTATCCGATGCTGTCGTCTCTGTCGATGCGTTACAACCGATTACGCGGCGGTATCCCATTGGAGTTCAGTCACAAGAAGTCTTTGAAGAGGCTGTTTCTGGATGGGAACTTCTTGATTGGTAAAGCACCGATAGGATTTTTCAGTGGTGACGTGCCGGTCGCCGGTAGACTGGGGGATAATTGTCTACAGGGATGTCCAGTTTCTTCTCAGCTGTGTTCTCCTTCCCAAAAATCTTACTCTGTGTGCAAGCAAGCTTATGGTAGAAAGCCAAGGCCTTAG